The following proteins come from a genomic window of Halorussus halophilus:
- the psmB gene encoding archaeal proteasome endopeptidase complex subunit beta, which translates to MRSPMHGSDFSQNLSRFEADEQNPYEPEFGSMPQAQGDAGAEEMKTGTTTVGLTTTGGVVLATDKRASLGNMVSSKNAQKVEEVHPRGALTISGSVSAAQSLLRTLRVESNLYETRRDKDMSMQALSTLTSNLLRSGGFLITVPILGGVDEEGAHIYSYDALGGATEETYAVGGSGSQFALGVLEQDYREDIDMAEGRQIAVDCLKSATERDTASGNGMWLAEITEDGVEISDYEDYDDAL; encoded by the coding sequence ATGCGTAGCCCAATGCACGGTTCCGACTTCTCGCAGAACCTGTCGCGTTTCGAGGCCGACGAGCAGAACCCCTACGAGCCGGAGTTCGGCTCGATGCCCCAAGCACAGGGCGATGCGGGTGCAGAAGAGATGAAGACCGGGACGACGACCGTGGGTCTGACGACCACCGGTGGCGTCGTCCTCGCCACTGACAAGCGAGCGAGCCTCGGCAACATGGTCTCCTCGAAGAACGCCCAGAAGGTCGAGGAAGTCCACCCACGCGGCGCGCTCACCATCTCCGGGTCCGTCTCTGCGGCCCAGTCGCTCCTTCGCACGCTCCGCGTCGAGAGCAACCTCTACGAGACCCGCCGCGACAAGGACATGAGCATGCAGGCGCTCTCGACGCTGACGAGCAACCTGCTGCGCTCCGGTGGCTTCCTCATCACCGTCCCGATTCTCGGCGGCGTGGACGAGGAAGGCGCTCACATCTACTCCTACGACGCCCTCGGCGGCGCGACCGAAGAGACGTACGCGGTCGGTGGCTCCGGCTCGCAGTTCGCGCTCGGTGTCCTCGAACAGGACTACCGCGAAGACATCGACATGGCGGAAGGCCGCCAGATTGCCGTCGATTGTCTGAAGAGCGCGACCGAACGCGACACTGCCTCCGGCAACGGCATGTGGCTCGCCGAAATCACCGAGGACGGCGTCGAGATTAGCGACTACGAAGACTACGACGACGCGCTATAA
- a CDS encoding M48 family metallopeptidase, with protein MERSLAVRVWTITFALVAVAAFGIYSLLRTGAPAPYVAFGVIAVAYISYQAWRSGGRFQFEFDVQSGKTHRLTNTPEIQHALFEICERAGRPVPKTMLVEMDVPGASVGYDDGDPMLAIDPRLLMVVGPTGLRAILAHELGHFGHDLHTDAIRLYLPQTIGFSAFWLAALAGSGPTVATLGSALYLGLALLSDRRAEFARAVLSVGVEPLALAASRYANRLEEYRADEFAAQLLSPAELTEALYRIAAVATGDNDEDVAGPVPWNADRSWLFSLFATHPSIESRSRALGCEIPAWVRPYRPHRVRRNESG; from the coding sequence ATGGAGCGTTCGCTGGCAGTGCGCGTCTGGACGATTACCTTCGCGCTCGTCGCAGTCGCCGCTTTCGGCATCTACTCGCTCCTCCGAACCGGGGCACCTGCACCGTACGTCGCGTTCGGGGTGATTGCCGTCGCGTACATCTCCTATCAGGCGTGGCGTTCCGGCGGTCGCTTTCAGTTCGAGTTCGACGTCCAGTCGGGCAAGACTCACCGCCTGACCAACACCCCAGAAATCCAGCACGCACTGTTCGAGATTTGCGAACGAGCGGGCCGCCCAGTGCCGAAGACGATGCTGGTCGAGATGGACGTGCCGGGTGCGAGCGTCGGCTACGACGACGGCGATCCGATGCTCGCAATCGACCCGCGTCTGCTGATGGTCGTCGGTCCGACCGGCCTGCGCGCAATCCTCGCCCACGAACTCGGCCACTTCGGACATGACTTGCATACGGACGCAATTCGGCTCTACCTCCCACAGACTATCGGCTTCTCGGCGTTCTGGCTGGCCGCACTCGCAGGGAGCGGGCCGACAGTCGCCACGCTCGGGAGCGCGCTGTACCTCGGTCTCGCTCTGCTCTCGGACCGCCGCGCCGAATTCGCTCGCGCCGTTCTCAGCGTAGGCGTCGAACCGCTCGCGCTCGCGGCGAGTCGCTACGCGAATCGACTGGAAGAGTACCGCGCCGACGAGTTCGCCGCGCAACTGCTGTCGCCCGCCGAACTCACCGAGGCACTGTATCGAATCGCCGCCGTCGCTACGGGCGACAACGACGAGGACGTGGCGGGGCCGGTGCCGTGGAACGCCGACCGCTCGTGGCTCTTCTCGCTGTTCGCGACCCACCCGTCGATAGAGAGTCGCTCTCGGGCGCTGGGCTGTGAGATTCCGGCGTGGGTTCGGCCGTATCGGCCCCACAGAGTGCGCCGGAACGAGTCAGGATGA
- a CDS encoding type 1 glutamine amidotransferase: MLLVLENEVDPETRYFVPEIRRYLEDSAVYTYADEGGQPSLEGVDGVVVSGSTAGVYEREAYPWMDDEIALVHELVEREIPTLGVCFGHQLVNTALGGRVEHHGLTNELVRANLDADPLFDGVNDVIPAVHGDHVVERGDGMEPIASTDYYENFATRHRDAPVWTVQYHPEFTSNLLPRIEADFGWQENDRSFEDVSVEQTLRNFEALANER; this comes from the coding sequence ATGCTACTCGTCCTCGAAAACGAAGTAGACCCGGAGACGCGCTACTTCGTCCCGGAGATTCGTCGCTATCTCGAAGACTCGGCGGTGTACACCTACGCCGACGAGGGCGGGCAACCGTCGCTGGAAGGCGTCGATGGCGTCGTCGTCAGTGGAAGTACTGCCGGCGTCTACGAACGCGAAGCGTACCCGTGGATGGACGACGAGATTGCGCTCGTCCACGAACTCGTTGAGCGCGAGATACCGACCCTCGGGGTCTGTTTCGGCCACCAACTCGTCAACACCGCACTCGGCGGCCGAGTCGAACACCACGGACTGACGAACGAACTGGTGCGAGCAAATTTGGACGCCGACCCGCTGTTCGACGGCGTGAACGACGTCATTCCGGCCGTCCACGGCGACCACGTGGTCGAACGCGGCGACGGCATGGAACCCATCGCCAGCACGGACTACTACGAGAACTTCGCCACGCGCCACCGGGACGCCCCAGTCTGGACGGTACAGTACCATCCCGAGTTCACGAGCAACCTGCTCCCGCGAATCGAAGCGGACTTCGGGTGGCAAGAGAACGACCGCTCGTTCGAAGACGTGAGCGTCGAGCAGACGCTCCGGAACTTCGAAGCGTTGGCGAACGAACGGTAG
- a CDS encoding pyridoxal phosphate-dependent aminotransferase yields the protein MSGFSDRVEQVSISGIREVFEAAGEDAINLGIGQPDFPTPEHARQAAVDAIESGKADAYTGNKGTESLREAISAKHDRDNGYAVEPGNVIATAGGSEALHLAIEAHVDVGEEVIYPDPGFVSYEALTHIAGGEPKPVALREDLTLDPAAVEEAITDDTAAFVVNSPSNPTGAVQSKEDMQEFARIADEHDVLCISDEVYEHIVFEGDHYSPMEFAETDNVVVVNACSKSYSMTGWRLGWVAGSNRRIERMLRVHQYVQACASAPAQFAAEAALSGPQDCIGEMTAAFEERRDVLLDGLSDIGLETPTPHGAFYAMPKVPEGWVDEVLDRGVIVVPGEAFGEHGEGYARISYATDLEQIEEALDVMGAAAAAVR from the coding sequence ATGTCAGGCTTTTCGGACAGGGTCGAGCAGGTCTCTATCAGCGGCATCCGCGAAGTGTTCGAAGCGGCGGGCGAGGACGCCATCAACCTCGGCATCGGACAACCGGACTTCCCGACGCCGGAACACGCGCGGCAGGCCGCCGTAGACGCCATCGAGAGCGGGAAAGCAGACGCCTACACTGGCAACAAGGGCACCGAATCACTCCGCGAGGCCATCAGCGCGAAACACGACCGAGACAACGGCTACGCGGTCGAACCGGGGAACGTCATCGCCACCGCGGGTGGGAGCGAGGCGCTCCACCTCGCTATCGAGGCCCACGTGGACGTAGGCGAGGAAGTCATCTACCCCGACCCCGGCTTCGTCTCCTACGAGGCGCTGACCCACATCGCGGGCGGTGAACCCAAGCCGGTTGCGTTGCGTGAGGACCTCACGTTGGACCCCGCCGCAGTCGAAGAGGCCATCACCGACGACACCGCCGCGTTCGTCGTCAACAGCCCTTCGAACCCGACCGGTGCAGTACAGTCGAAAGAAGACATGCAGGAGTTCGCCCGCATCGCCGACGAACACGACGTGTTGTGCATCTCCGACGAGGTGTACGAACACATCGTCTTCGAGGGTGACCACTACTCGCCGATGGAGTTCGCAGAAACGGACAACGTCGTCGTCGTCAACGCCTGCTCGAAGTCCTACTCGATGACTGGCTGGCGACTCGGCTGGGTCGCCGGAAGCAACCGCCGCATCGAGCGCATGCTCCGCGTCCACCAGTACGTCCAAGCCTGCGCCAGCGCGCCCGCACAGTTCGCCGCCGAGGCCGCACTCTCTGGCCCGCAAGACTGCATCGGCGAGATGACCGCCGCCTTCGAGGAGCGCCGCGACGTACTCCTCGACGGCCTGAGCGACATCGGACTGGAGACGCCGACGCCCCACGGCGCGTTCTACGCGATGCCGAAGGTGCCGGAGGGCTGGGTAGACGAAGTTCTCGACCGCGGCGTCATCGTCGTGCCCGGCGAGGCGTTCGGCGAACACGGCGAGGGCTACGCCCGCATCTCCTACGCGACCGACCTCGAACAGATCGAAGAGGCGCTCGACGTGATGGGAGCGGCCGCCGCCGCGGTTCGCTGA
- a CDS encoding bifunctional helix-turn-helix transcriptional regulator/GNAT family N-acetyltransferase, giving the protein MKFSETLEFGHEDRKRIYEYVESHGEVDSKEAQDVLHVDPGGFRHHVAILKRDGYLEEHEGKLRASFEEGTEEEFAEGDVEFTIRPARQEDLSGIVGAIRRVAEERTYIVAESVADEIDHEEALLRHNELKSRMFFVATVGDEVVGWVHLNAPELEKLAHTAELTVGVLEEYRGHGIGSHLLNRGLEWAASNGYEKVYNSVPSANSEAIEFLAEHGWETEAVREDHYKIDGEYVDEVMMAVEL; this is encoded by the coding sequence ATGAAGTTCTCGGAGACACTGGAGTTCGGCCACGAGGACCGCAAGCGAATCTACGAATACGTCGAGAGCCACGGCGAGGTAGATTCCAAGGAAGCCCAAGACGTGCTGCACGTAGACCCCGGCGGGTTCCGCCACCACGTCGCCATCCTCAAGCGCGACGGCTACCTCGAAGAGCACGAGGGCAAGTTGCGCGCCTCCTTCGAAGAGGGCACCGAAGAAGAGTTCGCGGAAGGTGACGTAGAGTTCACCATCCGTCCTGCGCGACAGGAGGACCTCTCGGGCATCGTCGGGGCGATTCGACGGGTCGCCGAGGAGCGCACCTACATCGTCGCCGAGTCGGTCGCCGACGAAATCGACCACGAGGAGGCGCTGCTCCGACACAACGAACTCAAGTCGCGGATGTTCTTCGTCGCCACCGTCGGCGACGAAGTGGTCGGGTGGGTCCACCTCAACGCGCCCGAACTGGAGAAGTTGGCCCACACCGCAGAACTCACCGTCGGCGTCTTAGAAGAGTACCGCGGTCACGGCATCGGCAGTCACCTGCTCAACCGGGGGCTGGAGTGGGCCGCCTCGAACGGCTACGAGAAGGTGTACAACAGCGTTCCCTCCGCGAACTCGGAGGCCATCGAGTTCCTCGCCGAACACGGCTGGGAGACCGAAGCCGTTCGGGAGGACCACTACAAAATCGACGGCGAGTACGTGGACGAAGTGATGATGGCGGTGGAGTTGTAG
- a CDS encoding DUF555 domain-containing protein, with translation MSNYLVAMEAAWLVRDVEDIDDAIGVAVSEAGKRLNQKDMDYVEVEVGATTCPACGEPFDSAFIAAGTALVGLLLEMKVFNADGEEHAQRIAKSEIGGALRDVPLEVVETIEFAEDEDIEFGGDE, from the coding sequence ATGAGCAACTACCTCGTTGCGATGGAAGCGGCATGGTTGGTACGCGACGTAGAAGACATCGACGACGCTATCGGCGTCGCAGTGAGCGAAGCAGGCAAGCGCCTCAATCAGAAGGACATGGACTACGTCGAGGTCGAAGTCGGCGCGACGACCTGTCCCGCCTGCGGCGAACCGTTCGACTCGGCGTTCATCGCCGCGGGCACCGCGCTCGTCGGCCTCCTCCTCGAAATGAAGGTCTTCAACGCCGACGGCGAGGAACACGCCCAGCGCATCGCCAAGAGCGAAATCGGTGGCGCGCTCCGCGACGTTCCGCTCGAAGTGGTCGAGACCATCGAGTTCGCCGAGGACGAGGACATCGAGTTCGGCGGCGACGAGTAA
- a CDS encoding redox-regulated ATPase YchF has protein sequence MISIALAGKPNAGKSTFYKAATMADVDVANYPFTTIDANRGVTHARTECPCLERDERCGDENCHDGKRYVPIELLDVAGLVPGAHEGRGLGNQFLDELTNADAIVNVVDASGGTNEEGEPVEVGSYDPVEEVDFIEEEMDQWLTSIVERNWESVERKSRSPDFDIDEALTDMLTGFGATEYDVAASLRELDYPSDPREWTDDHQVALARDIRQRTKPIILVANKADVAPQENIERLKETGKPVIPATAEGELALRQAENAGAIDYDPGDDDFEILGELSDEQEAGLNKIREVMQDWSGTGVQDALDYAVYDLLDQITAYPVQNESKWTDAKGNVLPDAFLLPTGSTPKDLAYAVHSDIGDGYLHAVDAKSKRDISDDYELEEGDVIKIVSTAK, from the coding sequence ATGATTTCCATCGCGCTCGCGGGCAAACCCAACGCGGGCAAGTCCACGTTCTACAAGGCCGCGACGATGGCCGACGTGGACGTGGCCAACTACCCGTTCACGACCATCGACGCGAATCGGGGTGTCACCCACGCTCGGACGGAATGTCCCTGTCTCGAACGCGACGAACGCTGTGGCGACGAGAACTGCCACGACGGCAAGCGCTACGTCCCAATCGAGTTGCTCGACGTGGCCGGACTCGTTCCCGGCGCGCACGAAGGCCGCGGCCTCGGCAACCAGTTCTTGGACGAACTGACCAATGCCGACGCAATCGTCAACGTGGTGGACGCCTCCGGCGGGACCAACGAGGAGGGCGAACCAGTCGAAGTCGGGAGCTACGACCCCGTCGAGGAGGTCGATTTCATCGAGGAGGAGATGGACCAGTGGCTCACGAGCATCGTCGAGAGAAACTGGGAGTCAGTCGAGCGCAAGTCTCGCTCGCCGGACTTCGACATCGACGAGGCGCTGACGGACATGCTAACTGGCTTCGGCGCGACGGAGTACGACGTGGCCGCGAGTCTGCGTGAACTCGACTACCCGAGCGACCCTCGCGAGTGGACCGACGACCATCAGGTAGCGCTCGCACGGGACATCCGCCAACGAACGAAGCCCATCATCCTCGTGGCGAACAAGGCTGACGTGGCTCCCCAAGAGAACATCGAGCGACTCAAGGAGACCGGCAAGCCCGTGATTCCCGCCACCGCCGAAGGCGAACTCGCCCTGCGCCAAGCCGAGAACGCGGGAGCCATCGACTACGACCCCGGCGACGACGACTTCGAAATTCTGGGCGAGTTGAGCGACGAGCAAGAAGCGGGCCTGAACAAGATTCGGGAAGTCATGCAAGATTGGAGCGGCACCGGCGTGCAGGACGCGCTCGATTACGCCGTCTACGACCTGCTAGATCAAATCACGGCCTACCCCGTTCAGAACGAATCGAAGTGGACCGACGCGAAGGGCAACGTCCTCCCCGACGCGTTCCTCCTGCCGACAGGTTCCACCCCGAAGGATCTCGCCTACGCGGTCCACAGCGACATCGGCGACGGCTACCTGCACGCAGTCGATGCCAAGAGCAAGCGCGACATCAGCGACGACTACGAACTGGAAGAGGGCGACGTAATAAAGATCGTGAGTACGGCGAAGTAA
- a CDS encoding DUF2267 domain-containing protein, with translation MNFKEFTGKVQHRLELSEQGEAVRATRAVLTTLGERLQEGEARDLAGPLPMEIDWYLEQADSSQHFDFDEFVTRVCERQGKDAGNEDNRSDAAYHGRAIVALLGELVSESEMNQIREQLPSDEGWEELFTLVGVEGAFD, from the coding sequence ATGAATTTCAAAGAGTTCACGGGAAAGGTACAGCACCGACTCGAACTTTCCGAACAGGGCGAGGCCGTTCGAGCGACGAGAGCCGTATTGACGACGCTCGGCGAGCGACTACAGGAAGGGGAAGCCCGGGACCTCGCGGGACCACTCCCGATGGAAATCGACTGGTACCTCGAACAGGCGGACTCCAGCCAGCACTTCGACTTCGACGAGTTCGTCACGCGAGTGTGCGAGCGCCAAGGGAAGGATGCCGGAAACGAGGACAACCGCTCGGACGCCGCCTACCACGGGCGGGCAATCGTCGCGCTACTGGGAGAGCTGGTCAGCGAGAGCGAGATGAACCAGATTCGAGAGCAGCTTCCGAGTGACGAGGGCTGGGAAGAGCTGTTTACGCTGGTCGGTGTCGAGGGTGCGTTTGATTAG
- a CDS encoding DUF726 domain-containing protein, whose amino-acid sequence MDDTGTNRANERQKTSTRRDVLRSVGVTATAGLGVFGASGTAISADTIDAACGSNDGGPDSFPRVTTRGHFTVGTDGVTLTDGHTKTDWETAGDFAGVYSGEELLVFVHGWNVPEQEALDIFDTAKQAFRANDYSESFVGFSYGSDRDWESAKEVAVRNGPKLGNFLEDTRSRYSDLTLRLVGHSLGARVVLSTLEWLAENGYENLVASASLLGGAADDHSVADGNQYHTDVETAAASFDNFHKRDDQVLQDIYGTYELGKAVGEVGCDGTPPANYEDHDVADSVTSHCGYYKEDVGCVPEVVAEF is encoded by the coding sequence ATGGACGATACTGGAACTAACCGAGCAAACGAGCGGCAGAAAACGTCCACTCGCCGCGACGTACTTCGCTCTGTGGGTGTGACGGCAACCGCCGGTCTCGGCGTCTTCGGGGCGAGCGGAACTGCCATTTCCGCCGACACTATCGACGCCGCCTGCGGTTCGAACGACGGTGGTCCGGACTCGTTCCCGCGCGTCACGACCCGCGGGCACTTCACGGTCGGTACCGACGGCGTGACGCTCACCGACGGACACACGAAGACCGATTGGGAGACTGCGGGCGACTTCGCGGGCGTCTACAGCGGCGAGGAACTGCTCGTGTTCGTCCACGGATGGAACGTTCCCGAGCAAGAAGCACTGGACATCTTCGACACGGCGAAACAGGCGTTCCGCGCGAACGACTACAGCGAATCGTTCGTCGGCTTCAGTTACGGGTCCGACCGCGATTGGGAGTCGGCCAAGGAGGTCGCCGTACGCAACGGCCCGAAACTCGGTAATTTCCTCGAAGACACCCGCAGTCGGTATTCGGACCTCACGCTTCGTCTCGTCGGCCACTCGCTGGGCGCGCGGGTCGTCCTCAGCACCCTCGAATGGCTCGCCGAAAACGGCTACGAGAACCTCGTCGCGTCGGCCTCGCTCCTCGGCGGTGCGGCAGACGACCACAGCGTGGCCGACGGCAATCAGTACCACACCGACGTCGAAACGGCAGCGGCCTCCTTCGACAACTTCCACAAGCGCGACGACCAAGTATTGCAGGACATCTACGGAACGTACGAACTCGGGAAGGCCGTGGGTGAAGTCGGCTGTGACGGCACGCCGCCAGCCAACTACGAGGACCACGACGTGGCCGACTCCGTGACGAGCCACTGTGGCTACTACAAGGAAGACGTGGGTTGTGTGCCCGAAGTCGTCGCGGAGTTCTGA
- a CDS encoding dodecin family protein, protein MTAVKIIKVLGTSEDSWQQAAEEAVIEANETVEDIHGIEVEDWTANVENGEIQEYKATVEIAFPVHHNQ, encoded by the coding sequence ATGACGGCAGTAAAGATAATCAAGGTCCTCGGCACCTCCGAAGACTCGTGGCAACAGGCCGCCGAAGAGGCAGTCATCGAGGCCAACGAGACAGTCGAAGACATCCACGGCATCGAAGTCGAGGACTGGACAGCGAACGTCGAGAACGGCGAGATTCAGGAATACAAGGCGACGGTCGAAATCGCGTTCCCGGTGCATCACAACCAGTAG
- a CDS encoding CBS domain-containing protein, whose product MELPTPQDIRERRTELGLTQSELADRADVSQPLIARIEGGDVDPRLSTLRRIVDALDESEGDIVRAGDLMAETVVSVDPEDHVSEAVSRMQESSYSQLPVIDDGVPVGSISFEDLMNVDEDARDQPVEKFMGESFPTKSRNATLDEISTDLGHNQAVIVTERGNTVGIVTEADIAARLS is encoded by the coding sequence ATGGAGCTACCGACGCCGCAGGACATCCGCGAGCGGCGGACCGAACTAGGACTCACCCAAAGCGAGTTAGCCGACCGAGCAGACGTCTCTCAGCCGCTCATCGCCCGCATCGAGGGCGGCGACGTTGACCCGCGACTCTCGACGCTGCGACGCATCGTAGACGCACTGGACGAATCCGAAGGCGACATCGTCCGCGCGGGCGACCTCATGGCCGAGACCGTCGTGAGCGTGGACCCCGAGGATCACGTCAGCGAAGCCGTCTCGCGCATGCAGGAATCGAGTTACTCACAACTACCGGTCATCGACGATGGCGTTCCCGTCGGGTCCATCAGTTTCGAGGACCTGATGAACGTTGACGAAGACGCCCGCGACCAACCGGTCGAGAAGTTCATGGGTGAGAGTTTCCCGACGAAGTCGCGCAACGCCACGCTGGACGAAATCAGCACCGATCTCGGCCACAATCAGGCCGTCATCGTCACCGAACGCGGCAACACGGTCGGCATCGTGACGGAAGCGGACATCGCGGCCCGATTATCCTAA
- a CDS encoding UbiA family prenyltransferase, whose amino-acid sequence MPISRRGSGVVPATRALASQVHPVFMLPPVAASWSGSMLAGAFDPFVGALHMTAIFAAMYTAHVKDGYVDFYVRGEDDDHPLTEGGCRVVLGIASVLFFVCLAGIWVVVGPIAVLLTLPGWLIGYHHAPQLDMNPVTATTGYPLGIALAILGSYYMQVGTLEPIALAFALVFLVLLSGVKVVDDAQDFEYDRSIDKRTIAVVVGKRRARTAAYALMLVALALVVAFTTLAVFPPSSVAAVAGFGAVAVVAHRADPELATMLLVRGSYVFLALLLAAVWFRPLG is encoded by the coding sequence ATGCCGATTTCGCGCCGGGGGTCCGGTGTCGTTCCAGCGACTCGCGCGCTCGCCTCGCAAGTCCACCCCGTGTTCATGCTCCCGCCAGTCGCCGCCTCGTGGTCCGGGAGCATGCTCGCGGGTGCGTTCGACCCGTTCGTCGGCGCGCTCCACATGACCGCCATCTTCGCCGCGATGTACACCGCACACGTCAAGGACGGCTACGTGGACTTCTACGTCCGCGGCGAGGACGACGACCACCCGCTGACCGAAGGGGGATGCAGAGTCGTGCTCGGGATTGCGTCGGTCCTCTTTTTCGTCTGTCTCGCTGGCATCTGGGTCGTCGTCGGACCAATCGCGGTCCTGCTCACCCTGCCGGGGTGGCTCATCGGCTACCACCACGCGCCGCAGCTCGACATGAACCCCGTGACTGCGACGACTGGCTATCCGCTCGGCATCGCGCTGGCGATTCTGGGAAGCTACTACATGCAGGTCGGAACACTGGAACCGATTGCGCTCGCGTTCGCGCTCGTCTTCCTCGTCCTGCTGTCGGGCGTGAAAGTCGTTGACGACGCTCAAGACTTCGAGTACGACCGCTCCATCGACAAGCGGACCATCGCAGTGGTGGTCGGCAAGCGGCGTGCCCGCACTGCCGCCTACGCGCTCATGCTGGTCGCACTCGCGCTCGTCGTCGCGTTCACCACGCTCGCGGTGTTTCCACCGAGTAGCGTCGCGGCAGTCGCGGGGTTCGGCGCAGTCGCCGTGGTCGCCCACCGGGCCGACCCGGAACTAGCGACCATGCTACTCGTCCGGGGGTCGTACGTCTTCCTCGCGCTGTTGCTCGCGGCGGTCTGGTTCCGGCCGCTCGGGTGA
- a CDS encoding RidA family protein: MQKTVLGPGFGEVDSDEIDHARFSFGVATDHPDHKRVVLSGLAADGETVGEQTRETLELVERTLADVGGSMDDLVTMRWFVDSSILSRETQTRLHEVRAEFFDPPHYPASTMVGAELLGDDVLVEIEAEAEVPNDEWKTTAIVGRDHEELTASEARELLLEDE; this comes from the coding sequence GTGCAAAAGACAGTTCTTGGTCCGGGGTTCGGCGAGGTAGACTCAGACGAAATCGACCACGCTCGGTTCTCGTTCGGCGTTGCGACCGACCATCCCGACCACAAGCGAGTCGTCCTCTCGGGTCTCGCGGCAGATGGTGAAACCGTCGGCGAACAGACGCGAGAGACGCTCGAACTGGTCGAGCGAACCCTCGCAGACGTAGGTGGGTCGATGGACGACCTGGTGACGATGCGCTGGTTCGTGGACTCCTCGATACTCTCTCGTGAGACACAGACGCGACTGCACGAAGTTCGCGCGGAGTTCTTCGACCCGCCACACTACCCCGCCTCCACGATGGTCGGCGCGGAACTACTCGGTGACGACGTGCTGGTCGAAATCGAGGCGGAAGCCGAGGTGCCGAACGACGAGTGGAAGACGACCGCAATCGTCGGCCGAGACCACGAGGAACTGACCGCCAGCGAGGCCCGGGAGTTACTGTTGGAAGACGAGTAG
- a CDS encoding alpha/beta fold hydrolase, producing the protein MATDGPWTHDQILVNGVRLHYVEAGEKDAPLVVLLHGFPEFWYSWRAQIPALADAGFRVVAPDMRGYNESEKPHGVSSYRSEELVGDVAGLVRELGEEQAHVVGHDWGGIVAWQTAIRHPEIVDRLAVLNAPHPGAYRRELQRNTDQLRRSWYALFFQLPWLPERLLGARNCAVLADLPDSATNPEAFTETDVRRYREAASQPGALRSALNYYRAAFRENLRTELRALVGGERPDQSVRAPTLLLWGEQDPALCVELTEELAKWVPDVRVERLPDASHWVQNDAPDRVNEALVEFLR; encoded by the coding sequence ATGGCAACCGACGGTCCGTGGACGCACGACCAGATACTCGTGAACGGCGTCCGACTGCACTACGTCGAAGCGGGCGAGAAAGACGCTCCTTTGGTCGTCCTCCTCCACGGCTTTCCGGAGTTCTGGTACTCGTGGCGAGCGCAGATTCCGGCACTCGCCGACGCGGGGTTTCGCGTCGTCGCGCCCGACATGCGCGGGTACAACGAGTCGGAGAAACCCCACGGCGTGTCGAGCTATCGGTCCGAAGAACTCGTCGGCGACGTGGCTGGCCTCGTCCGCGAACTCGGCGAAGAGCAAGCCCACGTCGTCGGCCACGACTGGGGCGGCATCGTCGCGTGGCAGACGGCGATACGACATCCCGAAATCGTGGACAGACTCGCCGTGCTGAACGCGCCACACCCCGGTGCGTACCGCCGAGAGTTACAACGGAACACGGACCAACTCCGCCGCTCGTGGTACGCGCTGTTCTTCCAACTGCCGTGGCTTCCCGAGCGACTACTGGGCGCACGAAATTGTGCGGTACTCGCCGACTTGCCCGATTCCGCTACGAATCCCGAGGCGTTCACCGAGACGGACGTGCGCCGATACCGCGAGGCCGCCAGTCAACCCGGTGCGCTCAGGTCCGCACTCAACTACTACCGGGCGGCGTTCCGCGAGAACCTGCGGACCGAACTGCGCGCGCTCGTCGGCGGCGAGCGTCCAGACCAGTCCGTTCGCGCGCCAACACTCCTGCTCTGGGGTGAGCAGGACCCGGCGCTCTGCGTCGAGTTGACCGAAGAATTGGCGAAGTGGGTGCCCGACGTTCGCGTCGAGCGACTCCCCGACGCGAGTCACTGGGTGCAGAACGACGCGCCGGACCGAGTGAACGAGGCACTCGTCGAATTTTTGCGATAA